Sequence from the Fundulus heteroclitus isolate FHET01 chromosome 7, MU-UCD_Fhet_4.1, whole genome shotgun sequence genome:
CAACCAGAGCTTTTTTGGTGAGGCGATGTCCACTTGAGATCTGCACAATGGCCGAAAGAACAAGGACGTGTTCTGGGCACCTTTTCCTAGTGTCATTGGGAGGAAACCCTGTGGAAGACTCACAGTCTGTCCtaggaatgaatggatggatggatggatggatggatggatggatggatggatggatggatgtttttttaaattggatgTTGGACAAATTGCCATTTTATTGGTTTAAAAAGATGTCACCTAAAGACAACCGTCTCCTGTCTTTAACAGGTGCTTGGGTGACGGCTACTGATCTACCAGACATACTGTCTAATCTGTCCTTCAACCTCCGGCGGAACACCAAGGGCCGTTCCCGCTACATCCCCCAGGCGGCCGCCCTCTCCTGGGGTCAAGGCCTGGAACGAGACTTCCCCTTCCCGTCCTACGACTACGTGCTTGCGGCTGATGTGGTGTATCACCACGActtcctggaggagctgctgaacaCCATGCTTCACTTCTGCAGACCGGGCAGAGGGACCACCCTGCTTTGGGCCAACAAAGTTCGATTCCAGTCGGACCTGAGCTTCACAGAGCGCTTTAAGAGCACTTTTAACACGACGCTGCTCGCCGAGGTGCCGCAGGAGAACGTGTGGATATACAAGGCCACAGCGAAGGAGTGAACCCGTGAGATTCTACGTTACAAGATTCCTGTGTTTAAgctatgttttcttttgatgACCTAAAtcagtgaaagaaaaaaggttGGTTTGCATTTGCCAAGTAAGGTCACGTAAAATCAAACAATGAAAGAAAGCAAATACTTTCCAAACGCCGATCCAGTTTAGAACTGCGTGACATTCCTTGACTGGGGTACAGACAAAAGCAAAGTTCCTGACACATGTTTTACATgaataaactattttattggaatctttttaaacatttcctacttttaaacaatatatatatatatatatattttttttagaaataaatcgCTTTGCTCTTAATTAGTCTCCTATTGTTATTTACTGACCCAACAAAAGTCTTTCACTCAAAGTTATTCATAAGAAGTGAAAATCATTGAATAAAGGtttcagaaatatttaaaaacaagtttgaGCTTTTGGACATCATAGCATGcagtaaaaccatttttttttatcacttatgaaggaaaaaaaacaaacactttcacatAAATGGCATACAATCTATAGCAGCAGAGATGCAGTGcggacaaataaacattttaaatgttcagaTCATTCCTGACAGCACCAGATGCCGAATCACCTAAACCTCTAGCCATTAACGGGGATTTTAAAGTATGTtagatcactgcaaaaacggatctaaaaataagtaaaatgttcttaaagttagtgtatttatccttgatttgagtaggtaaataagattatctgccaatggaatgagtacccctaaaataagataattagacatcctgcacttgaaataagatgattgagatgaattgttcctattttaagtgcaaaaatcttattccattggcaaaacatcttatttacctgctcaaatcaaggacaaatacactaattttaagaacatcttacttatttctagttccgtttttgcggTGATGGAAAAGCGTTATATTAATTCAGCACATGAACACATAAAATTATATCGTTTTGAATTACGTGTCTTTAACTAAGTGAAGTCCTTTCCAAATTAAAGCTTCGCCTTTATTCTGTCCTTCACATTTCCAGGTAGGGAAACCGGTTCGAGACTTTTTCCCATCTGCAGTCAGAAAGTTCAGAAGACACATTTGTCCTTCCTGGAGGTTTAATTGATGCATCttctaaagaaaaacaagtcGATAAACTGTATCGTTCCTTTATTTTACGATATGCAGCAGGTCGAGGACTTTGGCTGCTCTAGGATGGACTCTCTGCGGAGATCATTT
This genomic interval carries:
- the zgc:172067 gene encoding S-adenosylmethionine-dependent methyltransferase domain-containing protein, which translates into the protein MEGLLSDSQPFLPKHSATRRKDEMNHDETLQSEEETTDQDQDTMTREGLDRRNVWEPSVYYALGKESFYFVGQEINIRESTDSYGALIWPGAIALSQFLENNQQQMNLMDKAVLELGAGTGLLSIVASLLGAWVTATDLPDILSNLSFNLRRNTKGRSRYIPQAAALSWGQGLERDFPFPSYDYVLAADVVYHHDFLEELLNTMLHFCRPGRGTTLLWANKVRFQSDLSFTERFKSTFNTTLLAEVPQENVWIYKATAKE